In Halobacteroides halobius DSM 5150, the genomic window TGTTCCATACTATCTATAACTTCTTGATTCCTTTTACCCTTTCCAATCATAATTTTTAGTCCTTGGGCTAACAACTTAGGTGTAAAAGGATCCATCCGATAACTAGTTGTAGGACCGGCTGAGCCAATCACTTCATCTGGTTTAGCTGGGGCTGGGCCAACATAATATATAGCACTACCCTCTAATGAGAAAGGTAATTTAGCCCCTTGATCTAAAGTATCTACTAATCGCTTATGGGCTGCATCACGAGCAGTATAAACTACGCCTGATAATAATACTTTATCCCCAGCTTGTAGTTCTCTTATTTCTTCTTCACTAACTGGTGTTTCTAACTTTACCTCTGCCATCAACTATTCACCTCCACTTGCCTTAAGAGTTACTTCCTTATGGCGGGTTACGTGACAATTTAAATTAACAACTACTGGCAATCCAGCAATATGAGTTGGGAAAGTTTCTATATTGACCGCTAAGGCAGTCAACTTACCCCCTAAACCTTGAGGGCCAATTCCAGTCTGATTAATCTCTTTTAGTAAATCAGTTTCTAACCTCTTAAACTTCTCTTGTCTATTATGCTTACCTAAAGGACGTAGCAATGATTTTTTAGCTAATAAAGCAGCCTTTTCTACTGTTCCTCCAATTCCCACTCCTACCACTATTGGAGGACAAGGATTAGGACCAGCTTCTTTAACTGTTTGAATAATAAACTCTTTAACCCCTTCTACTCCTGCTGTAGGCTTTAACATCTTTAATTGGCTCATATTTTCACTCCCGAATCCCTTAGGAGCTACAGTAATCTTTATTTGATCTCCAGGAACTACTTCAGTATGTATTATCGCTGGAGTATTATCAGTAGTATTCTCTCTAGTAAAGACTGGGTCATCAACTACAGATTTTCTTAAATAACCTTTTTTATACCCTTTACTTACTCCAGTATTAATCGCCTTATTTAAATCATCTCCAACTATTTCTACCTCTTGCCCTAATTGCACAAATACAACAGCCATACCTGTATCCTGGCAAATTGGCTTTTTTTCTTCTTTAGCTATCTTAGCATTTTCAATTATTTGCGCTAAAATTTCTTTAGCTACTGCTGATTCTGCTTTATTATAACCACTTTTAATTCTGTCAATAATATCTCTTCCTAAATTATAGTTAGCCTCTTGACATAATCTAGTTACTTCCTTAGTAATCTTATCAGCTTTAATCTGCCCCATAGAATCCCCCTTTTTAACTACTATCTCTATACTTCTTTCTATTAAATAGAAGTCCTTCATTCAAATCAGAAAGCCGATAGTTCATTCTTTATATACTTTATTGCTTCTTCTTTGGTACTAATCTTTCCTGCTGCTTGATTTAATTCTACTTTTTTAAGAAGTTCTCCTACTTTTGGCCCTTCTGATATGGAGAATAATCTAATAATATCTTTACCAGTTAATAATCTTTTGGCTGTCTTTTTTTGTAGATTCTCTCCTTCTCTAACTAACTCTTTAAAAAATATTAAACTATCTTTAACCTCTTTATCATTATCATTTAATCTTTGATTACTTATTATATCTGCTAGAGCTAATAAACAAACATCAGTTGTTAAACTAGATACTTCTTTGAAAAAATAATACTTTTTCTTAAACTTCAGATTATCAGTATGCAAAAAGTTTATAGCTTTTAAACGATACTTAATCAACCTAACTATATAAGAAACTTCTTGATTACTAAAAGTAAACTCTTTTAAAATTGATGGTAACTGAGTTATTATTTCTTTATTTAATAAATCTTCTATACCACAAAATAAAAGAGTAAACTTAAGTCTAGGTAACCACTTAACTTCAATCCTTTCATCCCAAAATTTATCATTATTCCACAACTGCTCTAACTTTTCTATAGCACAAATATTATGGCTCCACCTATCTTCACAATAATCCTTAGATTGATTTATCTGCTTTAATTCTTTAACAATTGGAAAGACCTTAGAAAAAAAAGAAAACTTATCTTCTAAATAAACTATATTAAAAGCTGCATTATTACATTCTAATATTTTAATCAATTCAGCTTTTATCCTTTCATTTGCTATTTGGTTAATTCTATCTTCAACTTGGCCCATTAACTTTTCAGTACTTCTAGTAATAGCAAAATCTAATCTAGCTTTAAACCGAACTGCCCTTATCAAACGCAAAGGATCAGTAGCAAAAGCCTCATCATTAACTACCCTAATAATTCCCTCTTTTAAATCTTTTTCTCCCTTAAATAAATCAATCAATGCTTTATTTAAGAAAGCAATTTTACCATTCTTAAGACAAACCTTAGATAATGGAACTGCTAAAGCATTAATAGTAAAATCTCTACTGGTTAAATCTTCATTGATAGAACTCCCTTGTAAAGGTGCAAAATCATAATTAAATTCATCCATTACGACACGATAGATTTCCCGTTTTTTGTCTAAAACTACTAAACTACTATTTGTTTGCTTAGCAAACTGACTAGCAACTTCCTTTATTTGCTTATTAATAACCACATCAATATCATTAAATTGACGGTCTAATAAAATATCACGAATTACTCCACCAACCAAATAACCCTGCACCTGATACTTTTTAACTATTTTTTTAAGCTTAACAATTTTGTTCATAATTACTTTCCCCTTTAGTTTGCAAAAAATTCATACCTCAGAAAGAAAAAGATCCCAGGGTAAACTGGAATCTATAAAGCTATTCTAATTTGAACTTATTGGCATTCCTTACAACGACCGTAAAATTTAATCCGATGTTGGGTGATTTTAAAATTATGTTTATCTGCTAAATCATCTTCAAAAGCTTCTAGAATTTCATCATTAAATTCAATCACCCTACCACACTCTTCACAAACGAGGTGATGATGATGCTCATCATTATTAGTCCCCAACTCATAACGCCGTCTATCTTCATCGAAATTAAGTTGTTGAATAATTCCTAAATCAGAAAACAACTCTAAAGTCCGATATACAGTTGCTAAACCAATTCCTGAGTCCTCTTGCTTAACTATTTGATAAATATCCTCTGCACTAAGGTGCTCCCCTTGGTGATCTAGCAAAATCTGTAGAATTAATTTCCGCTGGGAAGTCAATTTGTAATTTTTAGTTGCCAATAAGCTCTTTAAATCCTGTAACTTACTCTCCATACATTTCACCTACTATTTGTTTTACCTTAATTATATATTAGCTTCCCTGTTAATGTCAACTTAATAGACCACTAACTACATCAAACACTTTATTTAAAATTTCAGATAAATTTTGAGCTATTCGATTAGATAATTTTTTACCCCAATCATCACTAAAGATACCGATTGTCACTACTAGTAATTCTTTTAAAGTTTCTCCTTCTTTAGGAGTTATCTTCAAATAATCTAAATCACCTGGAGTAACAGTATCTCTATCTGTATCTAAAACCAATACCTTCTCTGCTTTTATATTAGATAATAGATCACATAATTCTTGACCTGCAGAATTAATTTGAATAAATGAAATATCATATTTAGAAAACATTTCTTTTAATTTATCTAACAAATAGACAGTAATACCTTGATCTTGTTTACGGGTATCCCCGATACCAATTACAGCTAATTTTCTAAACATAGAATATCACCTGCTAACCTCCTTAATTAACAAATCAAATTTATTATTCATAAACTAATCTTCACTATTAATCATAGTATATATCTAAATTCTACTATCATTATTCGTAAAGAGAAAATAAATTATTCATTAATTAACAGGTAATATCTGGTCAAAAACTATTTCTACTGGTCAAGCTTCTTTAAAGCATTTAAAGCTGCTACTTGCCCTTCACCTACTGCTTTTCCAATCTGTAATGGGCGCCCTATGCAATCACCAGCAGCATAAACACTCTCTATACTAGTCTCAAATTTACGATTTACAGCAATATATTCTCCATCAAGCTCTAAACCTGGTACTATTTCAGTTGGAGGTACAGTTTCTCTTAGAATAAAGATCCCATCTACATCATATTCTCCACTACTTAATTGAACTCGATTAGCTAAATCATCTCCGGTTATTTCTTCTACTTCTCCTTTAACTACTTCAATTCTTTCATCTAAATTTTTAATTTTATCATACTGGGGTACATAATAAATGTTTTTACAAATGTCTGCTAAAAAATTAGCCTCATCTTCATGATGATTACTATCACTTATCACTAATACATCTTTATCCTTATATAATTTCCCATCACAAGTAGCACAATAACTGATTCCTTTACCTAAAAATTTAGCTTCACCTGTTATCTTAGCTTCTTGAACGACACCTATTGCTAAAATTAATTTTTTTGCTGCATAGTTTTCTCCATTCGTTGTAATCATTACTTTCTCGCCCATAGGATAAGCTTTAACTACTTTTTCATTAATTATTGGAACCTCCAAATCTTCAATATGAGAAATAAATTGTTGGGCTAACTCCGAACCAGTTACATTACTAAAGCCCAAATAATTATTAATCTCTGGTGCCCAATCAATTTTCTTGGCTACTTGTCCACTATTAAAAATAATAACACTTTTGTCTCTAGCCCGAGCATTAATCGCGGCTGACATTCCTGCTGGTCCTGCTCCTACAATTGCTAAATCATAATTTTTTTCTCCCATTAGTCTCACCTCACTAGATTAATAGAAACTTTATCACTTTCAATTATGTAATAATGTCATTAAATAGATAATTTATTTCGTATTAAAAATATTGCTCTTATAACAGAGAGTGGTCGAACATTTAATTTTATAATATGAACAGCCACTCTCTATTCCTTTATTATATCCATTCTATAATTCTTTTACTCTCCACCTTTCTTTTTATTTCCCTTAAGCCTTTACCTAAATTTGCTTCTACAGCAGCTATCATTGCTCCTTCTACTAGTGGAGCCCCACTGACTGCTACATTTTCATAGCCATCTAACTCTAGAATATCAAGTGCCTCTTTAGAATTCATTAGTGAACTTCCTACATCACCAATAATAAGCACCCCATTTTCACTATATACTTCCTTAACTGCTTCTATAATTTCATCTATATCAGTTCCAATTCTACCATCTTCATCTCCACCAATAGAGACTAAAGGTATCTTTCTTGGAATCATTTCTAAAGCAAGTTCCTCTATACCTTCAGCCAACTTTCGACTGTGAGAAACCAATACAATCCCAATCATTCTTTTCACCCCCTTTTTAAATGATTTTCTCTTGTTTTTATCATTTTAACAGATTTTATCTTAACTTTCATCTTTAATTAAATATTATTGCGCCTAAATAGTACTTAACATTAATATACATATTAATTTTAATATAATAATATTCCAATTATAACAAAAAATAAAAAGATATCTATGAAATCTCCATAGATATCTTATAGCTAGTCGTAATCTAAAAGTGCAACTATATATCAATTCCGTGGCAAATCTCTAGTAGCCACTATATTAACCCCCGTATCTAATATATCTTCAATTATTACATCTCCTAGTTTAACTGGAGCCTCTACTTTAACCTTGGCTATTTCTGTCATTGCTTCTTCTAATAAACCCTTAGGTAGTGGTTCCTCACTCTTAACTGGTACTAATGGTAGTACTCCTCCTTTAACCCTGGCTGTAGTAGGCAACACTCTAGTGGGATTATAGTATTCATTTTTCACATATTTCTCTCCAGCTGGGCAACTAGCCCCCTCTATCTTTTCAATTTCATCATTCTCATCGACCTTTAACTCTACTTCACACCCCATAGGACAGCTAATGCAGGTAATCTCTACTGTTTGGCCCATTACTCTCCCTCCTTTATAATATCAACTTTAATACTATTATTATCTAAATTATTAAGCATTTGTTCAGGAACCGGTAAAGTAATCATCTCTCCAGGCTCAACCCGTCGTTCTGTCTTATCAAACAGCTTTTTATCACCTGCTAATAATTTAATTGTCACATCTTCTATTGGTTGTTTAGCCCTCATATATAGATCCACCCTTTTTCTATCTTCAATCTCATTATTTATTTTATGTGGGACTATATAACCTACATTTTCTCCTGGATTCACTTTAATTTCCTCTTTTTTCTTAGCCAATTGCCCCTGTAAGTATAGGGCTGCTGTTTTACCTGCTATTAGACTTTCTTCTGTTACCCAATCTACCAAATCATGGACATGAAGTACATTACCACAAGCAAAAATCCCTTCAATATTTGTCTCTCTACCTTCATTTACTATTGGCCCGCCAGTTACATCATGTAATTTAACTCCTGCTTCAGTTGATAATTCATTCTCAGGAATCAAACCAACAGATAATAATAATGTGTCACATTCAATCTCATACTCTGTCCCTGGAATTGGCTGAAAATTATCATCAACTTCCGCTACAGTAACTCCTTCTACCCGTTCTTTACCATGAATTTCTGTTACAGTCTGTTGCATTCGTAAAGGAATATCAAAATCATCTAAACACTGCACAATATTACGTGTTAATCCTCCAGAAAAAGGCATTATTTCTAATACCGCTTCCACATCTGCTCCTTCTAAATGCATTCTGCGGGCCATAATTAATCCAATATCACCAGAACCTAAAATCACAACCTTTTCTCCTGGCATCCGCTGTTCCATATTAATATATCTTTGTGCTGTTCCAGCACTATAAACCCCAGCTGGTCTCGAACCTGGAATACCAATCGCTTCTCTTGTTCTTTCTCGACAACCCATTGCTAAAATTACAGCCTGAGCATTAATTTCTAACATTCCTTCATCAGAATTAATAGCATAGATTTTTTTATCTGGAGTAACTTCTAATACCATTGTATCTAATTTAATATCAACTCCACGCTCTTTAACATTCTCCATAAATTGTTGAGCATATTCGGGACCAGTTAACTCTTCCCCAAAATAATGTAAACCAAACCCATTATGAATACACTGTTGTAAAATACCACCTAATTCAAAATCACGTTCAATAATTAATATATCTTTAACACCTTGGTCATAAGCCGATTGAGCAGCTGCTAACCCTGCTGGTCCACCACCAACTACCACTAATTGATATTCCTGTTTATTCATCAGCTTCCACCTCTTTCAATAATGATTCTTTCGTTTTCTCTACTAAAAGTTGAGAATTTTCACTTTCAAGCTTAGCTTCTGTTTTGGGAATATCTAATTCTTCAGCTAAAATCTCAACTACTTTAGGTTCACAAAAGCCACCTTGACATCTTCCAGCTCCTGGTCTAACTCTTCTCTTAATTGCATTAACCGTTTTAGCCCCTACTGGCTCATGAATTGCATCAATAATTTCTCCTTTAGTTACACTTTCACACCGACAGATAATTTGGCCGTAATCTCGATCTTCCTCTACTAATTGGGCCTGTTTTTGATGATTCATATGTCTAAACTTAGGTGGGCCTTGATAATTTGGATTAAATTGTGGATCAGAAGTTAAACCACCTAACTCTTCTTTCACAATTTCCACTACCATTTCAGCAATAGCAGGTGAAGAAGCTAAACCTGGCGATTGAATTCCAGCTACATTAATAAACCCTGGCACTTTTTTACTAGCCTCAATTAAGAAATCTTCTGTTTCCTTAATAGCTGGTCTTAAACCAGCAAACTCTTTAATTACTCCTTTTTTACTCAGATCTGGAATAGTCTTTTTAGCTCCATTCATTACCTCATCTAATCCTTCTCTAGTAGTCGCCTTATCTTTTACATCTTCTATCTCTTGAGCATTTGGCCCGATTAATAAGTTCCCTTCATCAGTTGGAGTAACTACAATCCCCTTACTAACCTTAGTTGGAACTGGGAAGATGGTTCGCTGCACATCAATCTCCATTCTTTTATCATATAAGTAATACTCTCCTCTACGTGGAGTAATTTCAAAGTTATCTATTCCTACCATATTAGCTATCTTATCAGCATATAATCCGGCAGCATTAATAACTAACTTAGCATCAATAGCTCCTTTAGCTGTTTTGACAGTCTTATAATCCCCATAATCTTCAATATCTTCAACTCCTGCTTCTAATATTACCTCAGCTCCATTTCTAACTGCATTATTTGCTAAACCTACTGTTAATTCAAAAGGATTAACTATCCCAGCCGTAGGAGCAAATAAGGCTGCTACAGCATCATCACTTAAGTTAGGTTCTAACTCAAATAATCTAGCTCCAGTAACAATCTCTAAATCAGGCACTCCATTTTCTTGACCATTTTTTAATATGGCTTCTAACTTAGGAATGTCATCTTCATTCTCTGCTACTACTAAAGCTCCTACCCATTCCATTGGCACATCCAATTCATGTTGAATTCTTTCCCGATATAATTCATTACCTCTAACATTTAATCTTCCTTTTAATTTATTACAATCAGCATTAAACCCAGCATGAAGTAAAGCAGTATTAGCTTTACTCGTACCAGTACAAATATCAGGTTCCTTTTCTACTAAAGTTATATTTAATTTATATTGTGCTAGCTCACGAGCAATAAAACATCCTGTTACTCCCCCACCAATAATTAAAATATCAGTTTTATCTTTCAAAAAAATCCCCCCTATAATATTAAAAACCACATCTAAGCTCCAAGAAGTAGACATAGTACTTCCCAGATTCTTAAATGTGGTTTCTTTAATTTCTCCACCAGATTTATTTGTATTTTATTTTATTCTATTATTAGAATATCATACTATTATGGACTATTCAAGGATTTTATCTTTATTTTCATAATTTTTAATCAACTTGTTATTAACCTACTCTTCTGCCCAATCTTTTGATCTTCCAACAGCCTTTTGCCAGCCAGAATAAAGTTCTTCTTTTTTAGTTTCATTCATGTCGGGACTAAATGTCTTATCTATTCTTCGTTTCTCTAATACTTCTTCTTTACTATCCCAATACCCAACTGCTAATCCAGCTAAATATGCAGCACCTAAAGCCGTAGTTTCAGTATACTTTGGTCTTTCTACAGGTGTACCTAAAATATCTGCCTGAAATTGCATTAAGAAATTATTAGCTACCGCTCCCCCATCAACTTTCAATTCTTTAAGATTAATACCTGAATCAGCTTCCATTGCTTGTAATACATCTCTAGTTTGATAAGCTAAAGACTCCAACGTAGCTCTAATTATATGATCCTTATTAGTTCCTCTTGTTAAACCTACAATAGTTCCTCTAGCATACATATCCCAATAAGGCGCCCCCAAACCAGTAAAGGCTGGTACTACATAAACTCCATCTGTGCCATCTACTTTAGTAGCAAAATACTCTGAATCAGGAGCTTCCTCAATTAAACCAATCTCATCTCTTAGCCACTGAATTGCAGCTCCTGCAATAAAGATACTCCCCTCAAGAGCATACTTAGGACTTTCAGCACTAGCAGCAATAGTAGTTAATAATTGATTTTCTGATTTAACTGCTTCTTGCCCTGTATTCATTAATAGGAAACATCCTGTTCCGTAAGTATTTTTAGCCATTCCTTTTTCATAGCAGCCTTGACCAAATAAAGCAGCCTGTTGGTCACCTGCTATACCAGCTATTGGCACATTTTCACCAAAGAAGTGATAGTCTATTGTTTCTCCGTAAACTTCACTGCTAGATTTTGCTTCTGGTAACATAGATTTTGGAATATCTAAGATATCAAGTAACTCTTCATCCCACTCAAGATCATGTATATTAAAAATCATAGTTCGGGAAGCATTTGTATAGTCTGTTACATGAACATTACCACCTGTTAACTTCCAGATTAACCAACTATCTATAGTTCCAAATCTTAATTTTCCTTCTTTAGCTCTTTCTCTAGCCCCTTCTACATTATCTAAAATCCACTTAATTTTAGTTCCAGAGAAATAAGCATCAATTATTAACCCTGTTTTTTCTTGAATCTTTTCTGCTAATCCTTCCTCTTTTAATTCATCACAGATACTTGCAGTTCTTCTATCTTGCCAAACAATAGCATTATGAATAGGCTTACCAGTCTCAACATCCCACACAACCGTAGTTTCTCGTTGATTAGTAATACCTATTCCTTCAACTTGTTTAGGATTAATATCAGCTTTACCTAAAGCATCTGCTACTACCCCAATAGTAGTCCCCCAAATTTCATTAGCATCATGCTCTACCCAACCTGCCTTAGGATAGTGTTGCGTAAATTCTTTTTGGGCTACACTAACCTCTTTACCATCACGGTCAAATACAATTGCTCTTGAACTAGTTGTCCCTTGGTCAATAGATAGAATATAAGTATCCATATTTTTGGCCCCCTTAAAAGTTTTAGTAAAGTTTTTACTTATGCACTAGTAGTTTCACCAGCTTCGATTTCATCATTTTTGCTCTTATTTTTCCATACTTCTGGTAAATAAGTTCTTAAAAGCTTCTTATAAACAACAGCCCCTAAAACCCCTCCTAATAACGGGCCAACAATTGGTACCCAGAAATAAAAGTTATGTGCTGTAAATGGAGTTGACCCCCAACCAGCTAAGGCTGTAAATACCTTTGGCCCAAAATCTCTGGCTGGATTAATTGCAAAACCAGTTAGTTTACCTCCTATTCCACCAATCCCAGCTACTAAAATACCAATTGCCATCGCTGCTCCTAAACCCTTTGGTGCTGTACTATTTAAAGGTTCAGTCATAGCC contains:
- a CDS encoding Fe-S-containing hydro-lyase, which produces MAEVKLETPVSEEEIRELQAGDKVLLSGVVYTARDAAHKRLVDTLDQGAKLPFSLEGSAIYYVGPAPAKPDEVIGSAGPTTSYRMDPFTPKLLAQGLKIMIGKGKRNQEVIDSMEQEGAIYLGATGGAAALISECITEVEVIAYSDLGTEAVRKLKVKDWPLICVIDSNRGNLYK
- a CDS encoding fumarate hydratase, with product MGQIKADKITKEVTRLCQEANYNLGRDIIDRIKSGYNKAESAVAKEILAQIIENAKIAKEEKKPICQDTGMAVVFVQLGQEVEIVGDDLNKAINTGVSKGYKKGYLRKSVVDDPVFTRENTTDNTPAIIHTEVVPGDQIKITVAPKGFGSENMSQLKMLKPTAGVEGVKEFIIQTVKEAGPNPCPPIVVGVGIGGTVEKAALLAKKSLLRPLGKHNRQEKFKRLETDLLKEINQTGIGPQGLGGKLTALAVNIETFPTHIAGLPVVVNLNCHVTRHKEVTLKASGGE
- a CDS encoding tRNA nucleotidyltransferase/poly(A) polymerase — its product is MNKIVKLKKIVKKYQVQGYLVGGVIRDILLDRQFNDIDVVINKQIKEVASQFAKQTNSSLVVLDKKREIYRVVMDEFNYDFAPLQGSSINEDLTSRDFTINALAVPLSKVCLKNGKIAFLNKALIDLFKGEKDLKEGIIRVVNDEAFATDPLRLIRAVRFKARLDFAITRSTEKLMGQVEDRINQIANERIKAELIKILECNNAAFNIVYLEDKFSFFSKVFPIVKELKQINQSKDYCEDRWSHNICAIEKLEQLWNNDKFWDERIEVKWLPRLKFTLLFCGIEDLLNKEIITQLPSILKEFTFSNQEVSYIVRLIKYRLKAINFLHTDNLKFKKKYYFFKEVSSLTTDVCLLALADIISNQRLNDNDKEVKDSLIFFKELVREGENLQKKTAKRLLTGKDIIRLFSISEGPKVGELLKKVELNQAAGKISTKEEAIKYIKNELSAF
- a CDS encoding Fur family transcriptional regulator, producing MESKLQDLKSLLATKNYKLTSQRKLILQILLDHQGEHLSAEDIYQIVKQEDSGIGLATVYRTLELFSDLGIIQQLNFDEDRRRYELGTNNDEHHHHLVCEECGRVIEFNDEILEAFEDDLADKHNFKITQHRIKFYGRCKECQ
- a CDS encoding NAD(P)/FAD-dependent oxidoreductase, whose protein sequence is MGEKNYDLAIVGAGPAGMSAAINARARDKSVIIFNSGQVAKKIDWAPEINNYLGFSNVTGSELAQQFISHIEDLEVPIINEKVVKAYPMGEKVMITTNGENYAAKKLILAIGVVQEAKITGEAKFLGKGISYCATCDGKLYKDKDVLVISDSNHHEDEANFLADICKNIYYVPQYDKIKNLDERIEVVKGEVEEITGDDLANRVQLSSGEYDVDGIFILRETVPPTEIVPGLELDGEYIAVNRKFETSIESVYAAGDCIGRPLQIGKAVGEGQVAALNALKKLDQ
- the dhaM gene encoding dihydroxyacetone kinase phosphoryl donor subunit DhaM, which gives rise to MIGIVLVSHSRKLAEGIEELALEMIPRKIPLVSIGGDEDGRIGTDIDEIIEAVKEVYSENGVLIIGDVGSSLMNSKEALDILELDGYENVAVSGAPLVEGAMIAAVEANLGKGLREIKRKVESKRIIEWI
- a CDS encoding DUF1667 domain-containing protein, producing MGQTVEITCISCPMGCEVELKVDENDEIEKIEGASCPAGEKYVKNEYYNPTRVLPTTARVKGGVLPLVPVKSEEPLPKGLLEEAMTEIAKVKVEAPVKLGDVIIEDILDTGVNIVATRDLPRN
- a CDS encoding NAD(P)/FAD-dependent oxidoreductase, whose product is MNKQEYQLVVVGGGPAGLAAAQSAYDQGVKDILIIERDFELGGILQQCIHNGFGLHYFGEELTGPEYAQQFMENVKERGVDIKLDTMVLEVTPDKKIYAINSDEGMLEINAQAVILAMGCRERTREAIGIPGSRPAGVYSAGTAQRYINMEQRMPGEKVVILGSGDIGLIMARRMHLEGADVEAVLEIMPFSGGLTRNIVQCLDDFDIPLRMQQTVTEIHGKERVEGVTVAEVDDNFQPIPGTEYEIECDTLLLSVGLIPENELSTEAGVKLHDVTGGPIVNEGRETNIEGIFACGNVLHVHDLVDWVTEESLIAGKTAALYLQGQLAKKKEEIKVNPGENVGYIVPHKINNEIEDRKRVDLYMRAKQPIEDVTIKLLAGDKKLFDKTERRVEPGEMITLPVPEQMLNNLDNNSIKVDIIKEGE
- a CDS encoding NAD(P)/FAD-dependent oxidoreductase codes for the protein MSTSWSLDVVFNIIGGIFLKDKTDILIIGGGVTGCFIARELAQYKLNITLVEKEPDICTGTSKANTALLHAGFNADCNKLKGRLNVRGNELYRERIQHELDVPMEWVGALVVAENEDDIPKLEAILKNGQENGVPDLEIVTGARLFELEPNLSDDAVAALFAPTAGIVNPFELTVGLANNAVRNGAEVILEAGVEDIEDYGDYKTVKTAKGAIDAKLVINAAGLYADKIANMVGIDNFEITPRRGEYYLYDKRMEIDVQRTIFPVPTKVSKGIVVTPTDEGNLLIGPNAQEIEDVKDKATTREGLDEVMNGAKKTIPDLSKKGVIKEFAGLRPAIKETEDFLIEASKKVPGFINVAGIQSPGLASSPAIAEMVVEIVKEELGGLTSDPQFNPNYQGPPKFRHMNHQKQAQLVEEDRDYGQIICRCESVTKGEIIDAIHEPVGAKTVNAIKRRVRPGAGRCQGGFCEPKVVEILAEELDIPKTEAKLESENSQLLVEKTKESLLKEVEADE
- the glpK gene encoding glycerol kinase GlpK yields the protein MDTYILSIDQGTTSSRAIVFDRDGKEVSVAQKEFTQHYPKAGWVEHDANEIWGTTIGVVADALGKADINPKQVEGIGITNQRETTVVWDVETGKPIHNAIVWQDRRTASICDELKEEGLAEKIQEKTGLIIDAYFSGTKIKWILDNVEGARERAKEGKLRFGTIDSWLIWKLTGGNVHVTDYTNASRTMIFNIHDLEWDEELLDILDIPKSMLPEAKSSSEVYGETIDYHFFGENVPIAGIAGDQQAALFGQGCYEKGMAKNTYGTGCFLLMNTGQEAVKSENQLLTTIAASAESPKYALEGSIFIAGAAIQWLRDEIGLIEEAPDSEYFATKVDGTDGVYVVPAFTGLGAPYWDMYARGTIVGLTRGTNKDHIIRATLESLAYQTRDVLQAMEADSGINLKELKVDGGAVANNFLMQFQADILGTPVERPKYTETTALGAAYLAGLAVGYWDSKEEVLEKRRIDKTFSPDMNETKKEELYSGWQKAVGRSKDWAEE